A genomic window from Plasmodium reichenowi strain SY57 chromosome 6, whole genome shotgun sequence includes:
- a CDS encoding cleavage stimulation factor subunit 1, putative translates to MKDLNVINKLLSSNNEMNKKNNDSDNCVVIEDEIDENYAEGELEEKNEEDEVGDNNMNQNYIDDDNINDDDNYNYHDDNEGDYEEDDDNGEDYYDDEYKYEKVQRKDIFLNIDKIGFYELVLKQLLDDNLIESYNIMKAELNNLEENKYVKGDFLFNMYLKSDNINFFQVLKREKCYEKDKNVDDEEIKREDKEKVKKEDDIKVKKEEEQKDEDEDDEKKFNNDENNENNNNKENNNNNENNNNNENNDDNSDDEKDHINNVSSDNPNILNKLVDNNVLNIKLKMYNNNNFILNYDVNSERVRRTYSYEVNDQIELIHKNKCLCCDINYNNSILCSGGSDNIVKISKMYDIKNKKKIYNIDKHKGKVNCIKFHPFKNILFSGSDDCTIQIIDVNKIFKMKKQNYYMRKEFEETYQNISIQDKNPYISMYVHPCGDFLYASNKNESILKMYDIQTLTCFTSIDTYKYHTSTINDIHGTIDGTMYSSVSDDGHIKIWDGHNSKLVHTQLNAHNGYSIESVKFNKSGFYMLTAGLDGQSKIWDLRNFKSLFTFGNGLSCSSNKSIFMNNEYFIANIIQPNEYFKSQLYIYNAYFGNMEYNIQNIHNDKISDIVNAAGLFSLYTSGYDCLCKHIQIEQRYLSTLN, encoded by the coding sequence ATGAAGGATTTGAATGTTATCAATAAACTTTTATCATCaaataatgaaatgaataaaaaaaataatgatagtGATAATTGTGTTGTCATAGAAGATGAAATAGATGAAAATTATGCTGAAGGAGAGTTGGAAGAAAAGAACGAAGAAGATGAAGTTGGcgataataatatgaatcaaaattatatagatgatgataatataaatgatgatgataattataattaccATGACGATAATGAGGGCGATTATGAGGAGGACGATGATAATGGTGAAGActattatgatgatgaatataaatatgaaaaggTTCAAagaaaagatatatttttaaatattgataaaaTAGGTTTTTATGAACTAGTCTTAAAACAACTTTTGGATGACAACTTAATAGAGTCATACAATATTATGAAGGCAGAGCTAAATAATTTggaagaaaataaatatgtaaaaggagatttcctttttaacatgtatttaaaaagtgataatataaatttttttcaagttctcaaaagggaaaaatgttatgaaaaagataaaaacGTGGATGATGAAGAAATCAAAAGGGAAGATAAGGAAAAGGTAAAAAAGGAGGATGATATAAAAGTTAAGAAGGAAGAAGAGCAAAAGGATGAAGACgaagatgatgaaaaaaaatttaataatgatgaaaataatgaaaataataacaataaggaaaataataacaataatgaaaataataacaataatgaaaataatgatgataatagTGATGACGAAAAAGATCACATTAATAATGTATCTAGTGATAATCCcaatatattaaacaaaTTAGTAGATAACAACGTTCTAAACATAAAActaaaaatgtataataataacaattttatattaaacTATGATGTAAATAGCGAAAGAGTAAGAAGGACCTATTCGTATGAAGTAAATGATCAAATTGAATTGATACACAAAAACAAATGTTTATGTTGtgatataaattataataatagtatatTGTGTTCAGGTGGTTCAGATAACATAGTAAAGATTTCAAAAATgtatgatataaaaaataagaaaaaaatttataatattgataaaCATAAAGGAAAAGTGAATTGTATAAAGTTCCATccatttaaaaatattttattttctgGAAGTGATGATTGTACAATACAAATAATTgatgtaaataaaatatttaagatgaaaaaacaaaattattatatgcGAAAAGAATTCGAAGAAACTtatcaaaatatttctattCAGGATAAAAATCCATATATATCCATGTATGTACATCCATGTGGAGATTTTTTATATGcaagtaataaaaatgaaagcatattaaaaatgtatgATATACAAACTTTAACTTGCTTTACATCAATagatacatataaatatcataCGTCAACAATTAATGACATTCATGGAACTATAGATGGTACAATGTATTCTTCCGTTAGTGATGATGGTCATATTAAAATTTGGGATGGTCATAATTCAAAATTAGTACATACACAATTGAATGCTCATAATGGTTATTCTATTGAATCTgttaaatttaataaatcaggattttatatgttaacAGCAGGATTAGATGGACAAAGTAAAATCTGGGATTTACGAAATTTCAAATCCTTATTTACATTTGGTAATGGTTTATCATGTTCATCtaataaaagtatatttatgaacaatgaatattttatagctaatataattcaacctaatgaatattttaaatcgcaactatatatatataatgcTTATTTTGGAAATAtggaatataatatacaaaatatacataacGATAAAATATCTGACATTGTGAATGCAGCAGGTTTATTCAGTCTGTATACATCAGGATATGATTGTTTATGTAAGCACATTCAAATTGAGCAAAGGTATTTGTCAACACTTAACTAG
- a CDS encoding hypothetical protein (conserved Plasmodium protein, unknown function): MDDFYIRDYNALKKTKERIMNINMLFILYLFIMTVYCSQIVDYEKIQKIVNEADGCSSDDVDYMNNYINKLYWIWTDNFFRYLRIKTYIYENEEIYESINNNIIINNSFNNIFDLFNDNFIQYKQRDEYTRRALLILSNEQSLKKFIRKHVPKRKIKFFQKLSTEKLLKLLSDEKKNLINSYEKYKMFDEFRDVANSKYYYQKELLDSKSEIKTEDNIYPDKKNNPKDNNNNNNNNNINNNYLVKNVLTLDINNIPVTKELYFDYYDNNKWNKYFYSDEDEDKLIT, from the coding sequence atggatgatttttatataagaGATTATAATGCCCTTaagaaaacaaaagaaaGGATCATGAATATTAATATGCTGTTCATTTTATACCTGTTCATTATGACTGTTTATTGTTCACAAATTGTTgattatgaaaaaatacaaaaaattgTAAATGAAGCTGATGGATGTTCATCAGATGATGTAgattatatgaataattatataaacaaattatattGGATATGGACAGATAACTTTTTTCGATACTTACGTATTaagacatatatatatgaaaatgaagaaatttatgaatctataaataataatattattattaataattcttttaataacattttcgatttatttaatgataattttatacaatataaaCAAAGGGATGAATATACAAGACGGGCTTTACTTATTTTATCAAATGAACAATCacttaaaaaatttataagaAAACATGTACCTAAAAGAAAAATCAAATTCTTTCAAAAATTATCCAcagaaaaattattaaaactTTTATCTgacgaaaaaaaaaacttaattaattcttatgagaaatataaaatgtttgATGAATTTAGAGATGTAGCAAATTccaaatattattatcaaaagGAGTTGCTTGATAGTAAATCAGAAATTAAAACagaagataatatatatccagataaaaaaaataatcccaaagataataataataataataataataataatatcaataataattatttagTAAAAAATGTACTTACCCTTgatataaacaatatacCCGTAAcaaaagaattatattttgattactatgataataataaatggaataaatatttttattcagATGAAGATGAAGATAAATTAATAACATGA
- a CDS encoding hypothetical protein (conserved Plasmodium protein, unknown function), with the protein MLNLIPKRIVSTSLLFGKRPIQRIRVGENKDVLELSLSDVNSIYDDIDESVELHNKDYNPLKYNKYIKYKMSALNLIDAYKSEQNQKTALTNIKWYAKIKDYFFIKFYKNQVELKEKMVPKFFYPINKSL; encoded by the exons ATGTTAAATCTCATTCCCAAAAGAATCGTATCAACATCCTTACTCTTTGGAAAAAGACCAATCCAAAGGATTCGAGTTG gTGAAAATAAAGATGTTTTAGAATTAAGTTTAAGCGATGTAAATTCAATTTATGACGATATTGATGAAAGTGTTGAGCTACATAATAAGGATTATAACCCtttgaaatataataagtacataaaatataaaatgtcAGCTTTAAATTTAATTGATGCTTATAAAAGTGAGCAGAACCAAAAAACGGCATTAACGAATATAAAATGGTATGCAAAAATTAAggattatttttttattaaattttataaaaatcaaGTGGAattaaaggaaaaaatggtaccaaaatttttttatccaattaataaatctttataa
- a CDS encoding hypothetical protein (conserved Plasmodium protein, unknown function): protein MQKRIYVSLFFLVFFLSKTSVVLSKDDGQRQGKDSDSMNKYNYIYRPNADNGIHNNLRPSSYIDMEHIAKGRDNTSGLRENELFDIQNDENSNMVPDDEKVITLSDKIYSDKIKRIIEYRKWRAQSKFRSPAKTPEEDMFVEGYKPIKRRDDNLLPYEKDEKDFEETIQKYVDLENKLQKQKELEEAERRKKEIEDEERRRKDIEEENRKKKELEDAKRKKKDMEYQEMMKKYIEEEEKMKKKLDEEQSYKKLENLELENMNTKINNDDMYDVENGFNDDNKLYTKINKIVSQVSQNNELYVNIMKYITLVYTSHVDIKQDNFTNGSISIFLTFENPKMGNDLANINISFFASEQTTSTNEVAEARSNYLTNYNMNALLEDNASGRLLSQDEYIKELVRYSHSINSSNKENLNNENYDVNMNISKILQYIIDNDINLVDNFITFNRTNEEEVTISKLDDFLHECSKVNPGDINKDEIQKIIKTINKKEQIIKEVKNSLIKKDIEKCKLYTTILMFGSSIYSSIKYFFLLMLFVIYIL from the coding sequence atgcAAAAACGAATTTAtgtatcattattttttttggtatTCTTTTTATCAAAAACTTCCGTTGTTCTTTCCAAAGATGATGGTCAACGTCAGGGAAAGGATTCTGATAgtatgaataaatataattatatttatagacCTAATGCAGACAACGGAATTCACAACAATTTAAGACCCTCATCATATATTGATATGGAACATATAGCTAAAGGAAGAGATAATACGTCAGGTTTGAGAGAAAACGAACTATTTGATATacaaaatgatgaaaattCTAATATGGTTCCAGATGATGAAAAAGTTATTACACTATCAGATAAAATTTATTctgataaaataaaaaggattATTGAATACAGAAAATGGAGAGCACAATCTAAATTTAGGTCCCCTGCTAAAACACCTGAGGAAGATATGTTTGTAGAAGGATATAAACCCATAAAGAGAAGAGATGATAATTTATTACCTTAtgaaaaagatgaaaaagatTTTGAAGAGAcaatacaaaaatatgtaGATCTAGAAAACAAATtacaaaaacaaaaagagTTAGAAGAAGCAGAAAGAAGGAAAAAGGAAATTGAAGATGAAGAAAGAAGGAGAAAAGATAttgaagaagaaaatagaaagaaaaaggaaTTAGAGGATGCCAAAAGAAAGAAGAAAGATATGGAATATCAAgaaatgatgaaaaaatatattgaagaagaagaaaaaatgaaaaaaaaattagatgAGGAACAATCATACAAAAAACTAGAAAATTTAGAATTAGAGAATATGAATAcgaaaataaataatgatgatatgTATGATGTAGAAAATGGATTTAATGATGACAACAAATTATACActaaaattaataaaatagtTTCTCAGGTTTCCCAAAACAATGAATTATATGTcaatataatgaaatatataactcTTGTGTACACTTCTCATGTTGATATAAAACAAGATAATTTTACTAATGGATCCatatcaatttttttaacatttgAAAATCCTAAAATGGGAAATGACCTTGctaatataaatatatcattttttgCCAGTGAACAAACAACTAGTACAAATGAAGTTGCAGAAGCAAGATCAAATTATTTAACTAATTATAACATGAATGCATTATTAGAAGATAATGCATCTGGAAGGCTTTTATCTCAAGATGAGTATATAAAAGAGTTGGTTAGATATAGTCATTCGATTAATTCATctaataaagaaaatttaaacaatgaaaattatgatgttaatatgaatatttcTAAAATTTTACAATACATTATAgataatgatattaatCTTGTGGataattttataacattCAATAGAACTAATGAAGAAGAAGTAACAATATCAAAATTAGACGATTTTCTCCATGAATGCTCAAAAGTAAACCCTGgagatataaataaagacgaaattcaaaaaattataaagactataaacaaaaaagaacaaattattaaagaagtaaaaaattctttgattaaaaaagatatcgaaaaatgtaaattatatacaacAATTCTTATGTTTGGTTCTTCCATATATTCtagtataaaatatttctttttattaatgttatttgttatatacatattgtAA
- a CDS encoding hypothetical protein (conserved Plasmodium protein, unknown function), with protein sequence MKKMNMKVSVEKLKASCKIIINNLKHQNKYLIFLKKGKLINIKKKENEEKHSRDNIFQNNSGYYKNNTHINSSINFSFFFLNSFIHDIKEHNKLYLFNKRYLSNNIFYTQRVKEHEGTNNKRIGFEHIIRILKSLTNVKYNNKVNYSLEKKLILLLPHIYEECRMNYVHMSCILYNFHKLKNKISNEYKKGIYNEFNKIFVHHINQFSLKELIIILKCLLEEKYVQNDKIIHFCIFKFIYYMCMDILYYNRNENFSLNFLKILTNDPFKEYIKTFFVLNINRININDDINWFYNFLCNNSLNEHHNKNISDIVDKMCTSKYINTFFTLHDVATFLNLLKTYNNIKGLQLYTFLSHIYISFKYINIVQPFYEHIEENFLSYERGEKLHFSKKGYMKNDIVDMNKYMDETNSDDLEKKNKMLIENSSKKMVSTKKDIIYNVIHCNDNKDNTNNICKISMRENMHSLSVIIYLSIKNKLNNKFLYILGNYLLLERIEYINLMDICNIFDLLIYNNDIFNNNNNILCQDKYHLIFKRIKNLIIKEKSYKSYAICCISITRAKNELSTHFNNYVINIYKIILKKINYQKIYKRENIVIFVNIANFIKDQKVSSLFYFYYLKKFSYNFLKTLINNNEINNNRTCQDIFINIIDLYDILKTFTNILKIYEKNNYFDVIKKNDITQSLNLCMEYILQFLENICFNKILKNDDNYNVNKLKILNQICFHVNSFFVLFKKIEESNKIHKSTKVYYFNILKNFKKDILNYHKKDLFTIIYDKNRNINHNIDKIEKIYNNNINNKTMKKKNVLNIFNFLFTFNGYNNNTKLL encoded by the coding sequence atgaaaaagatGAATATGAAAGTTAGTGTAGAGAAGCTGAAAGCGTCATGtaaaattatcattaataaCTTAAAACACcagaataaatatttaatttttcttaaaaaaggtaagttaataaatatcaaaaaaaaggaaaatgaagaaaagCATAGCAGagataatatttttcagAATAATTCAggatattataaaaataatactcatattaatagtagtattaatttttctttcttttttttgaacTCATTTATTCATGATATAAAGgaacataataaattatatttattcaataaaagatatttaagtaataatatattttatacacAAAGGGTTAAAGAACATGAAGgtacaaataataaacgCATTGGTTTTGaacatattataagaatttTGAAATCTTTAAcaaatgtaaaatataataataaggtGAATTATAGCCTAGAAAAAAAACTGATATTGTTATTAccacatatatatgaagaatGTAGAATGAATTATGTACACATGTcatgtattttatataattttcataaattaaaaaataaaatttcaaatgaatataaaaaaggaatttACAACGAATTTAACAAGATATTTGTACATCATATAAATCAATTTAgtttaaaagaattaattattatattaaaatgtttactagaagaaaaatatgtacagaatgataaaattatacatttttgtatttttaaattcatctattatatgtgtatggatatattatattacaataGAAATGAGAACttttctttaaattttcTAAAAATTTTAACAAATGATCCTTTCAAAGAATATATCAAAACGTTTTTTGtcttaaatattaatagaataaatataaatgatgatataaattggttttataattttttatgtaataatagTTTAAATGAacatcataataaaaatatttctgATATTGTAGACAAAATGTGTACTtccaaatatataaataccTTTTTTACCTTGCACGATGTAGCCACCTTTTTAAATTTActtaaaacatataataatataaaaggtttacaattatatacgtttttatcacatatatatatatcatttaaatatataaatatagtTCAACCTTTTTATGAACATATAgaagaaaattttttatcttaTGAACGTGGTGAGAAATTACACTTTTcaaaaaaaggatatatgaaaaatgatatagtagatatgaataaatatatggaTGAAACAAATTCAGATGATttagaaaagaaaaataaaatgttgATAGAAAATAGctcaaaaaaaatggttagtacaaaaaaagatataatttACAACGTAATTCATtgtaatgataataaagataatacaaataatatatgcaAAATTAGTATGAGAGAAAATATGCATAGCTTATctgttattatatatttaagtattaagaataaattgaataataaatttttatacatactagggaattatttattattggAACGtatagaatatataaatttaatgGATATATGTAACATATTTGAtttacttatatataataatgatatttttaataataataataatattttgtgtcaagataaatatcatttaatttttaaaagaataaaaaatttaattattaaagaAAAGTCTTACAAGTCATATGCCATATGCTGTATATCTATAACAAGAGCGAAAAATGAATTATCTACACATTTCAATAATTatgttattaatatatataaaataattttgaaaaaaataaattatcaaaaaatatataaaagggagaatattgttatatttgttaatattgcaaattttataaaagacCAGAAAGTAAGTTctttgttttatttttattatttaaaaaaattttcatataattttttaaaaaccttaattaataataatgaaattaataataataggaCATGTCAAgatatattcataaatataattgaTTTGTATGATATACTTAAAACATTTACtaatatattgaaaatatatgaaaagaataattattttgatgTTATCAAAAAAAACGATATAACACAATCTTTAAATTTATGCATGGAATACATACTACAATTCTTAGAAAACatatgttttaataaaattttaaaaaatgacGATAACTATAATGTCAATAagttaaaaatattaaatcaAATATGTTTCCATGTAAATTCATTCTTTGTCTTATTTAAGAAAATTGAAGAATCcaataaaatacataaatcaacaaaagtatattattttaacaTCCTAAAGAATTTTAAAAAggatattttaaattatcataaaaaagatCTGTTTACTATCATATATGATAAGAACAGGaatataaatcataatattgataaaattgaaaaaatatataataataatattaataataagacgatgaagaagaaaaatgttttaaatattttcaattttttatttacctttaatggatataataataacacaAAGTTGTTATGa
- a CDS encoding merozoite surface protein 10 has product MMFFKCNNVFTLVFLLLLYFNNIVYTHVDDIKDTSQKKITYDKYNTNKENMNNEKNDNKDSIYNNNNDNINKEDEYKFLSIKNYRDNLSNKLNNENDHMNYLIRKRKDNAQGSQQFNENNENNENSSIMNSESYNNIINSNEHNEEQIKKKEEDLIEAFFPFILKKLNNESLSVDHKYDDYDNLPSDHNDTHKENSSDHNLLEYKLGNNLKSYLVEENDVPQTTTDDINESASSDSEDIQEILSTDSNTSHLKEQKNQTNPPSQHKSQGTKGVSNSQVISPEGKGEQKSQPQHPLVKSGDQKLEHPKEIDDNAEKIRRTLLKESRDIKNTTAIIDETVYKFEQLIMKGRYYATAVKNFVIFKVNYICEYSKCGPNSRCYIVEKDKEQCRCRPNYIVDMSVNYFKCIPMKDMNCSKNNGGCDVNAECTIVEGAVKCQCSHLYFGDGVFCVKNSQTKQTLYILLIVILLVFQNFFI; this is encoded by the coding sequence atgatgTTTTTTAAGTGTAATAATGTTTTTACCTTGGTTTTTTTGTTGCtcttatattttaacaATATTGTCTACACCCATGTAgatgatataaaagataCATCCCAGAAGAAAATTacatatgataaatataatacaaataaagaaaatatgaataatgaaaaaaatgataataaagatagtatttataataataataatgataatattaataaggAAGATGagtataaatttttatctataaaaaattatagggataatttatcaaataaattaaataatgaaaatgatcATATGAACTatttaataagaaaaagaaaagataATGCTCAAGGAAGTCAACAGTTcaatgaaaataatgaaaataatgaaaattcATCTATCATGAATTCAgaatcatataataatattatcaattctaatgaacataatgaagaacaaataaaaaaaaaagaagaagattTAATTGAAGCATTTTTCccttttatattaaaaaaattaaataacGAATCATTATCTGTTGATCATAAATACGATgattatgataatttacCAAGTGATCATAATGACACACATAAAGAAAATTCAAGTGATCATAATTTATTAGAATATAAATTGGGTAATAACCTAAAATCATATTTGGtagaagaaaatgatgTTCCTCAAACAACAACTGATGACATAAATGAAAGCGCAAGTAGTGACTCTGAAGACATTCAAGAAATTCTCAGTACGGATTCAAATACATCTCATTTGAAGGAACAAAAGAATCAAACAAATCCACCAAGTCAACATAAATCACAAGGAACAAAGGGTGTATCAAATTCACAAGTAATTTCACCTGAAGGAAAAGGTGAACAAAAATCACAACCTCAACACCCTTTAGTTAAGAGTGGGGATCAAAAATTAGAACACCCAAAAGAAATTGATGATAATGCggaaaaaataagaagaacgttattaaaagaaagcagagatattaaaaatacaacAGCCATAATAGACGAAACAGTATATAAATTTGAACAACTGATTATGAAAGGAAGATATTATGCCACTGCAGTGAaaaattttgttatatttaaagtaaattatatttgtgAATATTCCAAATGTGGACCCAATTCACGTTGTTATATTGTGgaaaaagataaagaaCAATGTAGATGCCGACCTAATTATATAGTTGATATGAGtgtaaattattttaaatgtataCCTATGAAAGATATGAACTgttcaaaaaataatggaGGTTGTGATGTAAATGCAGAATGTACTATTGTTGAAGGTGCAGTAAAATGTCAGTGTTCACATCTTTATTTTGGTGATGGTGTATTTTGTGTAAAGAATTCTCAAACAAAACAaactttatatattttacttatagtaatattgttagtttttcaaaattttttcatttaa